Proteins encoded together in one Candidatus Xianfuyuplasma coldseepsis window:
- a CDS encoding cation:proton antiporter: MLLISVPTDSYAMLILNVGVVLLLGLIFGRLAEKIHLPDITGYLVAGLLLGPISGFLTTTELSHMSIISNLALGFIAFQVGNELWLGKLKKSGKRIVIITTIQALFTTLVVSLMLLLVTDPSTAMILGAIAAATAPAPIMMLINKYRTKGPLTSTIVPIVGLDDAVGVIVFGVLLSLGVALAGQNASSLTVLNVIGEPLMEIGLSIVFGSVIGVIAGVATRTITKNQEAQVKQLDLIIITVFITVGIAMLFDASPILTPMIAGAFVTNLINKDSYILEEETIRFFIPPIMILFFTLSGAQLSFSVLATIGVIGVVYIIGRTIGKFGGSYIGSTVVATEPTVKKYLGFAMLPQSGVAIGLSMAAYHALIDVNPDMAASIQNITLASVLVFALTGPILVRMAFKQANEMTIEE; the protein is encoded by the coding sequence ATGCTATTAATTAGTGTTCCTACCGATTCCTATGCGATGCTAATTCTGAATGTAGGAGTTGTCTTGTTACTTGGTTTGATTTTCGGTCGTTTGGCAGAGAAAATACATTTACCGGATATTACAGGATATTTAGTTGCTGGACTGTTACTTGGACCTATCAGTGGATTTTTGACGACAACAGAACTGTCTCACATGAGTATTATCAGTAATCTTGCATTAGGTTTTATCGCGTTTCAAGTAGGAAATGAACTGTGGTTAGGTAAATTAAAAAAATCTGGAAAACGGATTGTGATTATAACCACCATTCAGGCATTGTTCACGACATTAGTTGTCAGTTTAATGTTGTTACTGGTTACCGATCCCAGTACCGCCATGATCCTCGGTGCGATCGCTGCAGCAACGGCACCAGCTCCGATTATGATGTTGATAAATAAATATCGTACAAAAGGACCCCTAACCTCAACCATAGTTCCGATTGTCGGTCTGGACGATGCGGTTGGTGTTATCGTCTTTGGTGTACTATTATCTCTAGGAGTTGCACTAGCAGGACAAAATGCATCGAGTCTAACGGTCTTGAACGTCATCGGTGAACCGTTGATGGAAATCGGATTAAGTATTGTGTTTGGTAGTGTGATTGGTGTGATTGCCGGTGTTGCTACCAGAACCATTACAAAGAATCAAGAAGCTCAAGTGAAACAACTAGATTTGATTATAATCACCGTTTTTATTACCGTTGGTATTGCGATGTTGTTTGACGCATCCCCGATTCTAACACCCATGATTGCCGGTGCATTTGTGACTAATCTAATCAATAAGGATAGCTATATTTTAGAAGAGGAAACGATTCGGTTTTTTATTCCACCAATTATGATTTTATTCTTTACCCTAAGTGGGGCTCAATTATCATTCTCTGTACTGGCTACAATTGGAGTTATCGGTGTTGTCTATATTATTGGTCGCACTATTGGTAAGTTTGGTGGATCTTATATTGGTAGTACTGTGGTTGCTACAGAACCAACAGTTAAAAAGTATTTGGGCTTTGCCATGTTACCACAGTCCGGTGTAGCCATTGGATTATCGATGGCGGCCTATCATGCATTGATTGATGTCAATCCTGATATGGCAGCATCGATCCAAAATATAACCCTGGCCAGTGTTCTTGTATTTGCACTAACAGGTCCAATACTTGTACGAATGGCGTTTAAACAAGCAAATGAAATGACCATTGAAGAGTAA
- a CDS encoding hemolysin family protein, with protein sequence MIGIVLLIIGLTGVNGFFAASEMALVSISPSQLYKMKRQGVKHIDSLELVTKDSTRYLSTIQVAITFAGFLSSAFAGSSLSGRFVTWFSTLGITVSNEVMVVVITLILSYFILVFGELVPKRIALAKSKSFALFSAPIIKYVMMLLRPFVWLLSLSTSFVLRLFGFAKKTSTTPITEADVKEMIVYGHIKGLYPSEEKVMLERIFQLDDLTAGMIMTPMQEIVSLDLDDLSDEAVSTVVSSRFSRIPVFKGNKTAIQGYLLVKDILLRLDDQKLEEIELKPHIRQPLIIDKNVTINILLSQMRDLSIHMAFIVNKDGLTIGIVTLEDIMEEIVGNIYDEHDDDHLKETYQERLTYIIEGSMTLGEVEHKIGHTIGVSSPKTSRISQLIKDSLGFLPEQGETAKVQFPHGTFEVLRVQNMDITQVRLIVQSSEA encoded by the coding sequence ATGATTGGTATAGTATTGTTAATCATAGGGTTAACGGGTGTTAACGGATTTTTTGCTGCATCCGAGATGGCGTTGGTTTCGATTAGTCCTAGCCAACTCTATAAAATGAAGCGACAAGGTGTAAAACACATAGATTCATTGGAACTAGTAACGAAAGATTCTACACGATACTTGTCCACAATCCAAGTGGCAATTACGTTCGCGGGATTCTTATCCAGTGCATTTGCTGGAAGTTCTCTCAGTGGTCGTTTCGTCACATGGTTCTCAACGCTTGGAATTACCGTATCAAACGAAGTAATGGTGGTTGTTATCACCTTGATTTTATCGTATTTTATACTTGTATTTGGGGAACTGGTTCCCAAACGGATTGCCCTTGCCAAATCTAAATCCTTTGCCTTATTTAGTGCTCCGATTATTAAATATGTTATGATGTTGCTTCGCCCCTTTGTCTGGTTATTGTCCTTGTCTACATCGTTTGTTTTACGGCTCTTTGGCTTTGCTAAAAAAACATCCACAACGCCAATTACCGAAGCGGATGTAAAAGAAATGATTGTATATGGACATATTAAAGGGTTGTACCCATCAGAAGAAAAAGTAATGTTGGAACGAATCTTTCAACTCGATGACTTAACTGCAGGTATGATAATGACACCTATGCAAGAAATAGTATCGCTAGATTTGGATGATTTATCGGATGAAGCAGTTAGTACTGTTGTATCATCACGCTTTTCACGTATTCCCGTGTTTAAAGGGAATAAAACGGCAATTCAAGGATATCTTCTTGTCAAAGATATCTTGTTACGATTGGATGATCAAAAACTAGAAGAAATTGAGTTAAAACCACACATTAGACAACCTCTAATCATTGATAAAAACGTAACCATAAATATCCTATTATCGCAAATGCGAGATTTATCGATTCATATGGCCTTCATTGTCAATAAAGATGGACTAACGATCGGTATCGTTACCCTAGAAGACATTATGGAAGAAATTGTTGGGAATATCTATGATGAACACGACGATGACCATTTAAAAGAAACCTATCAAGAGCGTCTTACGTACATTATTGAGGGATCAATGACATTGGGTGAGGTCGAACATAAGATTGGTCATACGATTGGTGTGTCATCTCCAAAAACATCTAGAATATCGCAACTTATCAAAGACTCTTTAGGCTTTCTTCCTGAGCAAGGAGAGACTGCGAAGGTGCAATTTCCTCACGGTACATTTGAAGTTTTACGTGTGCAAAATATGGACATAACTCAAGTTCGATTGATCGTTCAATCATCAGAAGCATAA
- a CDS encoding HD domain-containing phosphohydrolase — protein sequence MPTKRTLNEQNSVKFFNTSINTMDDGVGILQINRQSNMVMFDFNAVLLFRFDGLYADVEYAVHHNNIPRDFQQILQKILTSTLHREFNVEYSHIIEDVDYQFNIKPEQTNEDMITCTVFCYNKLLETEEHIDMFGDVVGSGLSMFAGSTWWHDYDKGSEYFYSSDVSPKILGIPLATNKMYQVSEFGNVRDKGRIVSELYDESIEHEIMAFRNLRDNKTDYFAARTPVVTKDDKIVWVEAYGKCLLRYPDGTPRFVIAIDIYLTDIYEEKIQLELITSLIDKGLINSNVGIWYHQRHYLEGKYYFTKSYQTLMSSERTYKDETITDILDDQIKRMKADGRGYEKYLHEFRSLHNSIYMDGIDKYKIVIPNYKDANTFNWIEIRGTVIERDDEGHVLLFVGVNVDVTESFLRNRELERLRIMNERLTLAENLAVQTRGLMVWYHEIEPSQFNQRIYGNEMFQRQLGVKRTDDGNIDLHQLWHTLLNDSPEAIQMNQELKQRFNDIYRNKISSFQNIVAKHKNMDTGEIKYIEHSCEIAEYHTDGSIKLLGGILLDVTKQVLNQQRIQYLADYDTLSDLYNRNYFERYIDERLPDTYSILIFDLDGLKLINDAFGHIEGDRIIKQLAQFLKNTFSDALFIARIGGDEFAVLTEDVDFDRVTDKANQLEAAIDAFNNESDIEMNVSKGGKQVINNDLTFERAFIQAENIMYRRKLNNRSSRKSKVLESLMETLNGITGETKEHCERVSTLAEQTMRGLHRIRSSEIEDINLLGMVHDIGKITIPDGLLNKPGKLTDSEFEIVKKHSEAGYKIIRNITSSDDVCDGVLFHHERFDGGGYPQGLKGEDIPIFARVIAVVDAYDAMTHDRIYHQKMSQEKAVQELLKNSGTQFDPQVVHAFLKHCLNIEPKSD from the coding sequence ATGCCCACAAAAAGAACTCTAAACGAGCAAAATTCAGTAAAATTCTTTAACACTTCCATCAATACGATGGATGATGGTGTTGGGATTCTACAAATAAACCGTCAATCAAACATGGTTATGTTTGATTTTAATGCGGTTCTTTTGTTTCGTTTTGATGGGTTGTATGCCGACGTTGAGTATGCTGTTCATCACAATAATATTCCTCGTGATTTTCAACAAATTCTACAAAAGATATTAACATCAACGTTACATCGAGAGTTTAATGTCGAATATTCTCATATAATTGAAGATGTGGACTATCAATTCAACATCAAACCAGAACAAACAAATGAAGATATGATAACTTGTACTGTGTTTTGTTACAACAAGTTACTAGAAACCGAAGAACACATTGATATGTTTGGTGATGTTGTTGGATCTGGATTAAGTATGTTTGCCGGTTCGACCTGGTGGCATGATTATGACAAAGGATCTGAATACTTCTACTCCTCGGATGTTAGTCCGAAGATTCTTGGTATCCCTCTAGCAACTAACAAAATGTATCAAGTCTCTGAATTTGGAAATGTACGTGATAAAGGACGGATTGTCTCGGAATTGTATGATGAAAGCATTGAACATGAAATTATGGCATTCCGTAATCTTCGCGACAATAAAACCGACTATTTCGCAGCGCGAACTCCCGTAGTAACAAAGGACGATAAAATTGTATGGGTTGAAGCATATGGGAAATGCTTATTACGATATCCCGATGGCACTCCTCGCTTTGTCATTGCAATCGATATTTACCTCACCGATATTTATGAAGAAAAAATTCAACTCGAACTGATTACTAGTTTAATTGATAAAGGTTTAATCAATTCAAACGTTGGTATTTGGTATCATCAGCGTCACTATTTGGAAGGAAAATATTACTTCACAAAATCCTATCAAACACTCATGTCTAGTGAACGAACGTATAAAGATGAAACGATAACTGATATCTTAGATGATCAAATCAAACGAATGAAGGCTGATGGTCGAGGATATGAGAAATATCTCCATGAGTTCCGATCTCTTCATAACAGCATCTATATGGACGGAATTGACAAATATAAAATTGTTATTCCAAACTATAAGGATGCCAACACATTTAACTGGATTGAAATCCGTGGTACGGTCATTGAACGGGATGACGAGGGACATGTATTATTATTTGTTGGTGTCAATGTTGATGTCACAGAGTCCTTTCTTCGCAATCGCGAACTAGAACGACTGCGAATCATGAATGAACGGTTAACACTAGCAGAGAATTTAGCCGTGCAAACTCGAGGATTAATGGTATGGTATCATGAAATTGAGCCGAGTCAATTTAACCAAAGGATTTATGGAAACGAAATGTTTCAACGACAACTGGGCGTGAAACGAACGGATGATGGCAACATCGACTTACATCAGCTTTGGCATACGCTTCTGAATGATAGTCCAGAAGCGATTCAAATGAATCAAGAACTCAAACAACGTTTTAATGACATCTATCGCAATAAGATTTCATCATTTCAAAATATTGTTGCCAAACATAAAAACATGGATACAGGTGAAATCAAATATATTGAACACTCTTGTGAAATTGCAGAATATCATACCGATGGCAGTATAAAACTCCTCGGTGGAATTCTTCTTGATGTCACAAAACAAGTACTAAATCAGCAGCGGATTCAATATCTTGCCGATTACGATACGCTAAGTGATTTATACAATCGTAATTACTTTGAGCGATACATTGATGAACGTTTACCCGATACGTACTCCATCTTGATTTTTGACTTGGATGGGTTGAAATTAATCAATGATGCGTTTGGTCACATCGAAGGTGATCGAATCATCAAACAACTAGCACAATTCTTAAAAAACACATTCTCTGATGCGTTGTTTATTGCACGTATCGGCGGAGACGAATTTGCCGTACTTACGGAGGATGTCGATTTTGATCGTGTTACCGATAAAGCCAATCAACTAGAAGCGGCGATTGATGCGTTTAATAATGAGTCCGATATTGAAATGAATGTCAGTAAGGGTGGAAAACAAGTCATCAACAATGACCTGACTTTCGAAAGAGCTTTTATTCAAGCTGAGAATATTATGTATCGGCGCAAATTAAACAATCGATCATCCCGCAAATCCAAAGTATTGGAATCCTTGATGGAAACCTTAAATGGTATCACCGGTGAAACCAAGGAGCACTGTGAACGAGTCAGCACCTTAGCGGAACAAACAATGCGTGGATTACATCGTATACGTTCGAGTGAGATTGAAGATATTAATTTACTGGGTATGGTACACGATATCGGTAAAATCACAATCCCTGATGGATTATTAAATAAACCAGGCAAATTAACAGACAGTGAATTTGAAATCGTGAAAAAGCACTCGGAAGCGGGGTACAAAATCATACGTAATATAACGTCAAGTGATGACGTTTGTGATGGCGTATTGTTCCATCATGAACGATTTGATGGTGGTGGCTATCCCCAAGGTTTAAAGGGCGAAGATATTCCCATATTCGCTCGTGTGATTGCCGTTGTTGATGCATACGATGCAATGACTCATGACCGGATATATCATCAGAAAATGTCTCAGGAAAAGGCAGTGCAAGAACTACTAAAAAATTCTGGTACACAATTTGATCCACAAGTTGTACATGCATTTCTAAAACATTGTCTTAATATTGAGCCTAAAAGTGATTAA
- a CDS encoding GGDEF and EAL domain-containing protein — MRLWKWFGSLTITIKYIITITLIIIPIIIGAIYTANQNDDMDYYGLSYNLVQTQRMRTILIADLSQRLYDKHADNDLFAVTQVQEMMNEELDKYDATMTMLTDGDDTSGLYAADSSVIITHLDTINPMIDSYIADANSVIADPTDDDALDQLLNQTYEIDHELYQLMVTYEKTYLSGYQSLSAFNVMIIIVTILFLGLSLFLLRVLRKNEFYANYDNLTKLRSRASLFTDIAQLNPEEFRVVYLDIKNFKSINEVYGNNVGDDLLIQLANRIKSICGKKRMYRFGGDEFTILLHQRNMFALEDLEIFRQQLLEPFIDNRSRQHHLILSMGIVETDVGILDFEQKINLAIDLCADSSGYRQRPMVCDTKEVTANRILLKNSIITAIERRQIQPFFQPLHWSNGTIKGFESLARWNLGDSIINPGTFLPLVNRNGMGYELDINMVEMVAESLSKIFGAREDLELHVSINLAIDTLINIQIERLIEILTTQGIQGNHIIFEILEDVVINDKTRQKLRILKQHGFHIALDDFTTGATSFEYLKYEEVDFVKIDKQVLEKISIKDDYQHILADLVHMIHTSHKKVIVEGVETKDELDILVDMGVDIIQGYYFSKPLTLNDAISYIKQQKSKNS; from the coding sequence ATGCGATTGTGGAAGTGGTTTGGATCATTAACAATTACCATTAAGTACATCATCACCATTACCCTCATCATTATTCCAATTATTATTGGTGCGATCTACACAGCCAATCAAAATGATGATATGGATTATTATGGACTTAGCTATAATCTTGTACAAACACAACGAATGCGAACCATTTTGATCGCAGACCTTTCACAACGCCTATATGATAAGCACGCTGACAATGATTTGTTTGCTGTGACTCAAGTTCAAGAAATGATGAATGAAGAACTCGACAAGTATGATGCAACCATGACAATGCTGACAGATGGTGATGACACCTCCGGTCTGTACGCCGCTGATAGTTCCGTCATCATAACTCATCTAGATACCATTAATCCCATGATAGATAGTTATATCGCTGACGCGAATAGCGTAATAGCCGATCCTACGGATGATGATGCGTTGGACCAGCTATTAAATCAAACATATGAAATTGATCATGAACTATACCAATTGATGGTGACATATGAAAAGACATATCTTTCCGGATATCAATCACTATCCGCTTTTAACGTCATGATTATCATTGTTACAATACTGTTTTTGGGATTATCATTATTTCTCTTACGAGTACTTCGTAAAAATGAGTTTTATGCCAATTACGATAATCTTACTAAACTACGTTCACGTGCATCGTTGTTTACAGACATCGCACAGCTCAACCCCGAGGAGTTTCGAGTTGTATATTTGGATATAAAGAACTTTAAATCTATAAACGAAGTATATGGGAATAATGTAGGTGATGATTTATTAATTCAACTAGCTAATCGGATAAAATCGATATGTGGTAAGAAACGTATGTATCGGTTTGGTGGAGATGAATTTACCATCCTTCTGCATCAACGCAACATGTTTGCATTAGAGGATTTGGAAATCTTTCGTCAGCAGCTACTCGAACCGTTCATCGACAATCGGAGTCGTCAGCATCATCTAATCCTATCCATGGGAATCGTTGAAACCGATGTTGGAATTCTCGACTTTGAACAAAAGATTAATTTAGCCATCGATTTGTGTGCCGATAGTTCTGGATATCGACAAAGACCGATGGTTTGTGATACGAAAGAAGTAACGGCAAACAGGATTCTTTTGAAAAATTCGATTATTACGGCCATCGAGCGCCGACAAATTCAACCGTTCTTTCAACCGTTACATTGGTCAAATGGTACGATTAAAGGATTTGAATCGCTCGCTCGATGGAATCTTGGGGACAGCATCATTAATCCTGGGACATTTCTACCGCTGGTTAATCGTAATGGAATGGGGTACGAACTAGATATTAATATGGTCGAAATGGTCGCAGAATCCTTGAGCAAGATTTTTGGTGCAAGAGAAGATTTAGAACTGCATGTTTCGATTAATCTTGCAATTGATACCTTAATAAATATTCAAATTGAACGATTGATTGAAATTTTAACAACGCAAGGTATTCAAGGAAACCACATTATCTTTGAAATTCTTGAAGATGTTGTCATTAATGATAAAACAAGACAAAAATTACGCATATTAAAACAGCATGGCTTCCATATTGCATTAGATGATTTTACTACCGGCGCGACATCCTTTGAGTACCTCAAGTATGAGGAAGTAGATTTTGTAAAAATTGATAAACAAGTACTAGAGAAAATCTCTATAAAGGATGATTATCAACACATTCTTGCCGATCTCGTTCATATGATCCACACATCACATAAGAAAGTCATAGTGGAAGGTGTTGAAACAAAAGATGAGTTGGACATATTAGTCGACATGGGTGTTGATATTATTCAAGGATATTATTTTTCAAAGCCATTGACACTCAATGATGCAATTTCTTATATTAAACAACAAAAAAGCAAAAATAGTTAA
- a CDS encoding sensor domain-containing diguanylate cyclase, translated as MRIWFRNTKRGLLYTGALVLLFVIIIFTNAYIQYNIFTDSMKTRATYNMQQDVELFNERSEGLTKDFFLLKELILNNEAFAVSGDTIGFVSEDHKTDLQQDFVDWVEQNPRYDQIRIIDVTGMEILRVNCNCGDTMIVDDSELQNKADRYYFQDAVNLEDTALYFSSIDLNIENGELQLIDGEPVPMIRLASPLYNSPTEQVGIVIINYKAQDLFHLTSTLTNSLTEYEVLNEDGYFLYSSDKDREFGFMYEDGTTKTFDTYYDIDLVQTNNQLYQEIQKGTLYTYITITSTTMMDALSETLERDIPITMKNDYITLFTATSIRQQKQYQSLTETFTWVSIFGILGMIIIARLADEIYYVREKNIAMLRFTANHDALTTLPNREFIMKRIQYLTSRQEAFTVLFADLNKFKAINDTFGHDVGDRVLIECAKRFTESVREDDIVSRLGGDEFIIVLLHVVDIHVIERIIQTIKNNIKKPMSFNDCHCDVGVSIGYSIQDGSKEGKDLVHDADEEMYHDKQNR; from the coding sequence ATGAGAATATGGTTCCGTAATACCAAACGTGGATTATTATATACAGGTGCATTAGTACTTCTTTTTGTGATAATCATTTTCACCAATGCGTATATACAATATAATATCTTTACTGACTCTATGAAAACCAGAGCAACGTACAATATGCAGCAAGATGTAGAACTGTTTAATGAGCGTTCAGAAGGCTTAACCAAAGACTTCTTCTTACTAAAAGAACTAATCTTAAATAATGAGGCATTTGCTGTCAGTGGAGATACTATTGGTTTTGTCTCTGAGGACCACAAAACGGATTTACAACAAGACTTTGTCGATTGGGTTGAACAAAATCCCCGTTATGATCAAATACGGATTATTGATGTTACCGGGATGGAAATTTTACGTGTCAATTGCAACTGTGGTGATACTATGATTGTCGATGACAGTGAACTGCAAAACAAAGCTGATCGGTACTATTTTCAAGATGCAGTAAACCTTGAAGACACCGCATTATATTTCAGTTCTATTGATTTAAATATTGAGAATGGTGAGTTGCAATTAATCGATGGTGAACCAGTACCAATGATACGGTTGGCATCGCCATTATACAACTCTCCTACAGAACAAGTGGGAATCGTCATCATTAATTACAAAGCACAGGATTTATTTCATTTGACGTCAACATTGACAAATAGCCTAACGGAATATGAAGTATTAAACGAAGATGGATACTTTTTATACTCCAGTGATAAAGATCGCGAGTTTGGCTTTATGTATGAGGATGGTACTACAAAAACCTTTGATACCTACTATGATATCGATCTTGTTCAAACAAATAATCAACTTTACCAAGAGATTCAGAAGGGAACACTGTATACCTATATCACAATCACATCAACAACGATGATGGACGCATTGAGTGAAACGTTGGAAAGAGATATTCCTATTACAATGAAAAATGACTATATTACTCTATTTACAGCGACTTCGATACGACAACAAAAGCAATATCAATCGTTAACTGAAACATTCACCTGGGTTTCAATTTTTGGCATCTTAGGAATGATTATTATTGCACGACTCGCAGATGAAATCTACTATGTTCGAGAGAAAAATATAGCCATGCTTCGTTTCACAGCAAACCACGATGCTTTAACAACACTACCCAATCGAGAGTTCATAATGAAACGGATTCAATACTTAACAAGTCGCCAAGAGGCTTTTACCGTATTGTTTGCGGACTTAAATAAATTTAAAGCAATCAATGATACATTTGGTCACGATGTGGGAGACAGAGTCCTAATTGAATGTGCCAAACGATTTACCGAATCGGTTCGTGAGGATGATATTGTCTCACGTCTTGGTGGAGATGAGTTTATCATCGTCCTTCTTCATGTTGTTGATATTCACGTAATTGAACGGATTATCCAAACCATTAAAAACAATATTAAAAAGCCCATGTCATTTAACGATTGCCATTGTGACGTTGGGGTCTCCATCGGATACTCCATCCAAGATGGTTCGAAAGAAGGCAAAGATTTGGTTCACGATGCCGATGAAGAAATGTATCACGACAAACAAAACAGATAG
- a CDS encoding PDC sensor domain-containing protein, which translates to MLSLSLRLKLTIFGVITILFSLLIGYLVVTPLLINIETNQYIDEVRGQYDIYQNNIEHFRTDLAYSILLFQQTNEIYTDSSDFTNYLTAFDDGFTFDPPPSEEDIIVSMYDYALINRNVESIYIGYEDTGAFVRTAPIQDTHPAGEGFNYDPRDRLWYTSAVANDGDVVFNDIEQHPTNETYFSTLSTTLYDFGNNFVGVVGIDINLDSYMENFTQVDNLSRGQFIYTQGNKAVLINEDDSIEILPLNDVYEGLDFVEEINVFDTKEVELEGTNYVAIVSPVEGTSIRLVHLITDAGIRNIIMAKVTNIRTLFIGITLLLILAMLVVQEFIVLKPLGEIQQEIKDYKQSNITSHFRFLEEGSKEFVQISGVLNEMVDTINQNMDTMTERINEMNCLYQVTYLAYKENKIDAILDGTAKAIVQAMKYPEDARVHIRYKDKDFYSQVFETTPWKLSVDLESQNGIVGCISVYYINEKPDEDIGPFETEEQQLLESIATTLIIALTYRQ; encoded by the coding sequence ATGTTATCATTATCTTTACGACTAAAACTAACCATATTTGGTGTAATAACAATCCTATTCAGTTTACTGATTGGATATCTTGTTGTTACGCCTCTATTAATAAACATTGAAACCAATCAATACATTGATGAAGTGCGAGGACAATACGACATTTATCAAAATAATATTGAACATTTTCGTACCGATTTAGCGTATTCCATCCTTTTATTCCAACAAACCAATGAGATCTATACGGATTCTTCTGATTTTACAAATTATCTTACCGCATTTGATGACGGATTTACGTTTGATCCACCACCAAGTGAAGAAGATATCATTGTATCGATGTATGATTATGCGTTAATCAATCGCAACGTCGAGAGTATCTACATCGGATATGAAGATACAGGTGCGTTTGTACGAACCGCCCCGATTCAGGATACGCATCCTGCCGGAGAAGGTTTTAATTATGATCCCCGTGATCGTTTGTGGTATACCAGTGCAGTAGCAAACGATGGCGATGTTGTGTTTAATGACATCGAACAACATCCAACCAATGAAACGTATTTTTCCACCTTGTCGACGACATTATATGACTTTGGGAACAATTTTGTTGGTGTCGTTGGCATTGATATTAATCTCGATTCGTACATGGAAAACTTCACACAGGTTGATAACTTGTCTCGAGGACAATTTATCTATACACAAGGTAACAAGGCAGTCCTAATCAACGAGGATGATTCGATTGAAATCTTACCTCTAAATGATGTCTATGAAGGACTTGATTTTGTGGAAGAAATCAATGTATTTGATACCAAAGAAGTGGAACTTGAAGGAACGAATTATGTAGCCATTGTATCACCTGTTGAGGGAACATCGATTCGATTGGTGCATTTGATTACTGATGCGGGAATTCGTAATATTATCATGGCGAAAGTAACCAATATTCGAACCCTGTTTATCGGAATAACGTTACTCCTTATTTTAGCAATGTTGGTCGTACAAGAGTTTATCGTCTTAAAACCGCTTGGAGAAATCCAACAAGAAATTAAAGACTACAAACAATCCAACATCACCAGTCACTTTCGCTTCTTAGAGGAAGGATCAAAAGAGTTTGTGCAGATATCTGGTGTCTTGAATGAGATGGTGGATACCATTAATCAAAACATGGATACGATGACGGAGCGAATTAATGAGATGAACTGTCTCTATCAGGTGACGTATCTTGCCTATAAAGAAAATAAAATTGATGCCATCTTGGATGGCACGGCTAAAGCGATTGTTCAAGCGATGAAATATCCAGAGGATGCACGGGTTCACATTCGTTACAAGGACAAAGATTTCTATTCTCAAGTATTTGAGACAACCCCTTGGAAGTTATCGGTTGATTTGGAATCACAAAACGGGATTGTCGGCTGTATTTCAGTGTACTATATCAATGAGAAACCAGATGAGGATATTGGACCATTTGAAACCGAGGAACAGCAACTCTTAGAGAGCATTGCGACAACCTTAATTATCGCCTTGACATATCGACAATAA